The Candidatus Beckwithbacteria bacterium genome includes a region encoding these proteins:
- the mnmA gene encoding tRNA 2-thiouridine(34) synthase MnmA, whose protein sequence is MTHNKNKVIVGLSGGVDSATTAYLLKKQGYQVAGVYLQCWDMPGCATDPNRKDALKVALKLEIPFQVLDFRKEYKTRVIEYFYKEYEAGRTPNPDILCNSEIKFGLFYNWALRQAQGKSPRADFVATGHYAKIHQLKAKNSEENMYGLFSAKDTHKDQSYFLYRLRVEQLPHILFPLGTFLKSEIRKLASKADLPVAAKKDSMGICFIGDIDVSKMLKERFGTKKGEVQLADGTVIGEHEGYWFFTIGKRGNWRLKTKSEKLKTKKFDFASLPKLYVIGIKSEENIVVVGEREEVMKTEFSITDLHWIKSTDESRIKNQGLWVKIRNTGEFLPATLETKEQRYKVVLSKPEFGVSSGQSCVLYQKIREEYLVLGGGVISA, encoded by the coding sequence ATGACCCATAATAAAAATAAAGTGATAGTTGGTTTATCAGGCGGAGTTGATTCGGCTACAACTGCTTATTTACTCAAGAAACAAGGCTATCAAGTAGCTGGAGTTTACCTGCAATGCTGGGATATGCCAGGTTGTGCCACTGACCCCAATCGTAAAGATGCCCTGAAAGTAGCCTTAAAACTAGAAATCCCTTTTCAGGTTTTAGATTTTCGCAAAGAGTATAAGACTAGAGTCATTGAGTATTTTTACAAGGAGTATGAGGCAGGGCGGACCCCAAACCCAGACATTTTGTGCAACAGTGAAATCAAATTTGGCCTGTTTTATAACTGGGCCCTTCGACAAGCTCAGGGCAAGTCGCCTAGAGCTGATTTTGTGGCTACAGGCCACTATGCCAAGATCCACCAATTGAAGGCTAAAAATTCTGAAGAAAACATGTATGGACTTTTTTCTGCTAAAGACACTCATAAAGATCAGTCATATTTTTTGTATCGATTAAGAGTGGAACAACTACCACACATCCTTTTTCCTTTGGGTACTTTTTTAAAATCAGAAATTAGAAAACTAGCATCTAAAGCTGATTTGCCTGTGGCTGCCAAAAAAGACTCTATGGGTATTTGTTTTATTGGTGATATCGATGTTTCCAAAATGCTTAAAGAGCGATTTGGAACTAAAAAAGGAGAAGTACAACTGGCTGATGGAACGGTAATAGGTGAACATGAAGGCTATTGGTTTTTTACTATTGGCAAAAGAGGTAATTGGAGATTAAAAACTAAAAGCGAAAAACTAAAAACTAAAAAGTTTGATTTTGCTAGCTTACCTAAATTATATGTGATTGGAATCAAATCAGAGGAAAATATAGTGGTGGTAGGAGAGAGAGAAGAAGTGATGAAAACTGAATTCAGTATTACAGACTTACATTGGATCAAGAGTACAGATGAATCAAGAATCAAGAATCAAGGATTATGGGTAAAAATTAGGAATACAGGAGAGTTTCTTCCGGCAACATTAGAAACCAAAGAACAGAGATACAAAGTTGTGCTTAGTAAACCTGAGTTTGGAGTGTCCTCAGGTCAAAGCTGTGTCTTATATCAAAAAATCAGAGAAGAGTATTTGGTTTTAGGAGGAGGAGTAATTTCAGCTTAG